Below is a genomic region from Chloroflexota bacterium.
CGTGAGGCGCCCGGGGCGCTGGCCGAACTCGCCGATGCCGCCGAATTTGATGTAGGTGTTGGGTCTCGATGCGAGCTCCAACGCCCTTTTGTAGTTGTCATAGGGCGCGACGACAGACTCGGGGCTGCGGGGATGGTACATGCCGCAGAGGTGCTCGAGGATGATGGTGGTGTCGGGGACGCTGAGGATGAGCTCCTGGAAGCCGGGATCCGCCGAGTGGGCGGTGTTGACGAGGAAGACGCTGATGGGGAGGCCGACCTCGCCAGCCCTTCGCCAGATGGCGGCGGGATCGTCGCCGGGGGAGCGGTCCTGCGGGAGGAGTCGGATACCGCAAACGCCCGGGTTGGCGGCGAGCTCGTCGAGGGTTGCGAGGGCGTCGGGAGATGCGGCGTCGACGCCAGCGATAGCGCTGAAGCGGCCGGGGAAGCGGTCGATGCACTCGAACAGGTAGCTGTTGTCGAACATGCCGCGGTGCTGGGTCAGCAGGGCGAGCCGCACATCGTAGTTGTCCATGCAGGCGAGCAAGGTCTCGATGGGCTCAAACCAGCTTGTGCCGGCGTGGCAGTGGGTGTCAACGACGT
It encodes:
- a CDS encoding amidohydrolase family protein; translation: MDVVDTHCHAGTSWFEPIETLLACMDNYDVRLALLTQHRGMFDNSYLFECIDRFPGRFSAIAGVDAASPDALATLDELAANPGVCGIRLLPQDRSPGDDPAAIWRRAGEVGLPISVFLVNTAHSADPGFQELILSVPDTTIILEHLCGMYHPRSPESVVAPYDNYKRALELASRPNTYIKFGGIGEFGQRPGRLTPELRFENVPPAMEWAYEAFGARRMMWGSDFPPVAGREGYRNSLAGTLDHPVFKTDEEREWAFGKTALEAFRVGEG